Genomic DNA from Thermanaerothrix sp.:
CCTCCCTGGCCTTTGGGGCCGCTAGGGTCCTCAGCTCCCAGATAGACACGCTGCTTTGCGAGATAGAGCTGGAGTCCCAGCGTTTTGGGGCCTATGTGCCCCTTAGCGAGGCGTTGGACGCCCTGAGGGCTTTGGGGCAGGGCTGGCAGAGGATGGAAAACCGGGCCTTTGAGATCTTCATAGAGGGCATGGACCCCTCATCGCAGATAAGGTATGGGTCACTTCAGATGCTCATGGGGATAGTCAACATGTATTACGTCGACATGTCCGCCCAGTCCGTAAGCGTGGGCGTGGTGGGGGACTCCTCCAATGTCAAGGTGATGATAGAGGCCTCCTCCCTGTCCCAGGGGTCCACCTTTGGGCTTAGGGGGGTGGTGGAGTTCCTTGCGGAGAGGTACAGCGACGGGATAAGCTTCTTCACCTCCGTGCAGGGGGAAGGGGTTGACGTGAACATACCCATTCGCAGGCTCACCTCGTCGATTCCAAGGTCCCTGGGCAGGGCTCCCAAGGTTCTGGTGGTGGACGACTCATTGGTGAACCGGAAGTCCCTTTCGGTGATGCTGGAGAAGATGGGGGCCACGGTGATATCCGCCTCCGATGGGGTTGAGGCGGTGGATCTGGCCATGTCCCAGATGCCCGACATAGTGTTCATGGACCTTTTGATGCCCCGGATGGGCGGGGTTGAGGCGGCATCGAAGCTCAGGGAGATGGGGTTTGACAAGCCCATACTGGCCCTTACCGCAGGCGGTGAGTCGGACCTGGCGGGGGCTTTGGAGGCGGGGATGGACGAGACCCTTTTCAAACCCATATCGGCGAAGCTCTTGAAGGACGTGGTGGCCCAGTGGACCGGGTGGAACCCCGAAGATATGGATGTGGATCCGGTGGCGGCCCTGGCGAAGGACGATTTTTTAAGGGAGCTGC
This window encodes:
- a CDS encoding response regulator, coding for MDSSTLKSLLHGVKSASSKSELLSVFFKGLCEISKSPSCAIWFSDGEDEAYFWDDGDLRSLKDFPKETADRLWLYLKSIESPSDVPAVRERDNPLCFPGWLCVDRGALAPFNTWRMSGWVGVFGRASSYNSDDLLSLWILGELFALSLDAVRGRVKLSEMEQWGHYLRTPLWTLSLALEDLKNQYSPQSASLAFGAARVLSSQIDTLLCEIELESQRFGAYVPLSEALDALRALGQGWQRMENRAFEIFIEGMDPSSQIRYGSLQMLMGIVNMYYVDMSAQSVSVGVVGDSSNVKVMIEASSLSQGSTFGLRGVVEFLAERYSDGISFFTSVQGEGVDVNIPIRRLTSSIPRSLGRAPKVLVVDDSLVNRKSLSVMLEKMGATVISASDGVEAVDLAMSQMPDIVFMDLLMPRMGGVEAASKLREMGFDKPILALTAGGESDLAGALEAGMDETLFKPISAKLLKDVVAQWTGWNPEDMDVDPVAALAKDDFLRELPDLAAGLCDAIARNDLEVAEKLVHRLKGDSAVAGYRGFSSLMLQLEEDMRAGKPLERYRDYLSSGDLLNRLNTL